A single genomic interval of Malania oleifera isolate guangnan ecotype guangnan chromosome 11, ASM2987363v1, whole genome shotgun sequence harbors:
- the LOC131167322 gene encoding protein MIZU-KUSSEI 1, translated as MKHGEAGLPRTGSSYRSNRKILPSTSYATRSSSNFDEEISNKPLVRKDSPFASHTRAARTRAGISSLLRSFFGVISVPAVNIPACRWLGIPHHLSIVPSSLGRKVTGTLFGHRRGHVSFAVQDDPRSAPVLLLELATSTSALVKEMASGLVRIALECEKIPGRGGGGGRAAAKLFQEPMWTMYCNGRKCGYAVSRSCGEYERHVLSTVQSVSVGAGVIPAEEAAKGGSGGAEGELLYMRARFERVVGSRDSEAFYMMNPDGNGGPELSVFLLRI; from the coding sequence ATGAAACACGGCGAAGCGGGTCTGCCGAGGACCGGCAGCAGCTATAGAAGCAACAGGAAGATCTTGCCATCGACATCCTACGCTACTCGATCTTCGTCTAACTTTGACGAGGAAATCTCCAACAAGCCTCTGGTCCGGAAGGACTCGCCGTTTGCCAGCCATACGCGAGCGGCAAGGACGCGTGCCGGGATTTCCTCTCTCCTCCGGTCGTTTTTCGGCGTCATCTCTGTCCCTGCAGTGAACATCCCCGCCTGCCGGTGGCTCGGCATCCCCCACCACCTCTCGATCGTGCCGTCGTCGCTAGGCCGGAAGGTCACCGGGACGCTCTTCGGCCACCGGCGTGGTCACGTCAGCTTCGCCGTGCAGGACGACCCCCGGTCTGCGCCGGTGCTGCTGCTGGAGCTCGCCACGTCGACGTCGGCGCTGGTGAAGGAGATGGCGTCGGGGCTGGTGCGCATCGCGCTGGAGTGCGAGAAGATCCCGGGCCGTGGGGGCGGCGGGGGGCGGGCGGCGGCGAAGCTGTTTCAGGAGCCTATGTGGACGATGTACTGCAACGGTAGGAAGTGCGGGTACGCGGTGTCGCGCTCGTGCGGGGAGTACGAGAGGCATGTGCTGAGCACGGTGCAGAGCGTGTCGGTGGGGGCGGGGGTAATACCGGCGGAGGAGGCGGCGAAGGGTGGCAGCGGAGGGGCGGAGGGGGAGTTGCTTTACATGAGAGCGAGGTTCGAGCGAGTCGTGGGGAGTCGTGACTCGGAGGCGTTTTACATGATGAACCCGGACGGGAACGGGGGACCTGAACTCAGTGTCTTTCTGCTCAGAATATGA